In Cololabis saira isolate AMF1-May2022 chromosome 4, fColSai1.1, whole genome shotgun sequence, one DNA window encodes the following:
- the meis3 gene encoding homeobox protein Meis3 isoform X2 has protein sequence MEKRYEELVHYSGSEGISVGGYGDDVRALPPPQYGPTIPDSLKHHKDQIYGHPLFPLLALVFEKCELATCSPRDSSSLSASSHLPGMINHSDVCSSESFNDDIAAFAKQIRSEKPIFSSNPELDNLMIQAIQVLRFHLLELEKVHDLCDNFCHRYITCLKGKMPTDLVLDDREGGSKSDMEDFSGSCTSLSEQNASWLREPDECATTPLGTPGTCGLPSHSLGDNCSDAGDGLDGGVASPSTGEEDESDRDRRNNKKRGIFPKVATNIMRAWLFQHLSHPYPSEEQKKQLSQDTGLTILQVNNWFINARRRIVQPMIDQSNRSGQGGPYSPEGAALGGYGLDGQAHLGLRTAGLQGVSSLQGDYPGTLLPQPGYPPHPGPSLHSYPGPHPHPAMLLHPPPHAHPAEPLLAQGLDIHAH, from the exons ATGGAGAAGAGG TATGAAGAGCTGGTGCACTACTCGGGGTCGGAGGGCATATCCGTGGGGGGGTATGGGGACGACGTCAGGGCTCTTCCTcccccacagtacggacccacCATCCCCGACTCCCTCAAACACCACAAAGACCAGATCTACGG TCACCCACTGTTTCCACTGCTGGCCTTAGTGTTTGAGAAGTGTGAGCTGGCCACCTGCTCCCCCCGAGACTCCTCCTCACTCTCAGCCTCCTCCCACCTCCCCGGCATGATCAATCATAGTGATGTCTGCTCCTCCGAGTCCTTCAATGACGACATTGCCGCGTTCGCGAAGCAG ATTCGCTCGGAGAAACCGATATTTTCTTCAAATCCCGAGCTGGACAACCTG ATGATCCAGGCCATACAGGTTCTTCGTTTCCATTTACTGGAGTTAGAGAAG GTGCACGACCTGTGTGATAACTTCTGCCACCGCTACATAACTTGCCTGAAGGGAAAAATGCCcacagacctggtcctggatgATCGGGAGGGGGGCTCCAAGTCTGACATGGAGGACTTCAGCGGCTCCTGCACCAGTCTGTCAGAGCAG AACGCATCCTGGTTACGGGAGCCGGACGAATGTGCCACTACGCCTCTAGGAACGCCAGGCACCTGCGGCCTGCCCTCACACAGTTTAGGAGACAACTGCAGCGACgcag GCGATGGTCTTGATGGAGGAGTGGCCTCCCCCAGCACGGGGGAGGAGGATGAGAGCGACAGGGACCGGAGGAACAACAAGAAGAGAGGAATCTTTCCCAAGGTGGCCACAAACATCATGAGAGCGTGGCTCTTCCAGCACCTGTCG cacCCGTACCCGTCGGAGGAGCAGAAGAAGCAGCTGTCGCAGGACACGGGGCTGACCATCTTACAGGTCAACAACTG GTTCATCAACGCCAGGAGGAGAATAGTTCAGCCGATGATCGACCAGTCAAACCGCTCAG GTCAGGGTGGTCCCTACAGCCCGGAGGGGGCAGCTCTCGGGGGTTACGGGCTTGATGGCCAGGCCCACCTGGGCCTCCGGACAGCAG GTCTCCAGGGAGTGTCCTCTCTGCAGGGCGACTACCCGGGCACTCTGCTGCCGCAGCCAGGTTACCCTCCGCACCCCGGACCCTCCCTGCACTCGTACCCGGGCCCACACCCTCACCCCGCCATGCTGCTCCACCCTCCGCCACACGCACACCCCGCAGAGCCGCTCCTCGCCCAAGGACTTGACATACACGCGCACTAG
- the meis3 gene encoding homeobox protein Meis3 isoform X1: protein MEKRYEELVHYSGSEGISVGGYGDDVRALPPPQYGPTIPDSLKHHKDQIYGHPLFPLLALVFEKCELATCSPRDSSSLSASSHLPGMINHSDVCSSESFNDDIAAFAKQIRSEKPIFSSNPELDNLMIQAIQVLRFHLLELEKVHDLCDNFCHRYITCLKGKMPTDLVLDDREGGSKSDMEDFSGSCTSLSEQVGLKHETLWLPRSLGCWEFSISPAASSSLLSPPQNASWLREPDECATTPLGTPGTCGLPSHSLGDNCSDAGDGLDGGVASPSTGEEDESDRDRRNNKKRGIFPKVATNIMRAWLFQHLSHPYPSEEQKKQLSQDTGLTILQVNNWFINARRRIVQPMIDQSNRSGQGGPYSPEGAALGGYGLDGQAHLGLRTAGLQGVSSLQGDYPGTLLPQPGYPPHPGPSLHSYPGPHPHPAMLLHPPPHAHPAEPLLAQGLDIHAH, encoded by the exons ATGGAGAAGAGG TATGAAGAGCTGGTGCACTACTCGGGGTCGGAGGGCATATCCGTGGGGGGGTATGGGGACGACGTCAGGGCTCTTCCTcccccacagtacggacccacCATCCCCGACTCCCTCAAACACCACAAAGACCAGATCTACGG TCACCCACTGTTTCCACTGCTGGCCTTAGTGTTTGAGAAGTGTGAGCTGGCCACCTGCTCCCCCCGAGACTCCTCCTCACTCTCAGCCTCCTCCCACCTCCCCGGCATGATCAATCATAGTGATGTCTGCTCCTCCGAGTCCTTCAATGACGACATTGCCGCGTTCGCGAAGCAG ATTCGCTCGGAGAAACCGATATTTTCTTCAAATCCCGAGCTGGACAACCTG ATGATCCAGGCCATACAGGTTCTTCGTTTCCATTTACTGGAGTTAGAGAAG GTGCACGACCTGTGTGATAACTTCTGCCACCGCTACATAACTTGCCTGAAGGGAAAAATGCCcacagacctggtcctggatgATCGGGAGGGGGGCTCCAAGTCTGACATGGAGGACTTCAGCGGCTCCTGCACCAGTCTGTCAGAGCAGGTGGGACTCAAACATGAAACTCTGTGGCTTCCTCGGAGCCTGGGCTGCTGGGAGTTCAGCATctcacctgcagcctcctcctccctcctctctcCCCCGCAGAACGCATCCTGGTTACGGGAGCCGGACGAATGTGCCACTACGCCTCTAGGAACGCCAGGCACCTGCGGCCTGCCCTCACACAGTTTAGGAGACAACTGCAGCGACgcag GCGATGGTCTTGATGGAGGAGTGGCCTCCCCCAGCACGGGGGAGGAGGATGAGAGCGACAGGGACCGGAGGAACAACAAGAAGAGAGGAATCTTTCCCAAGGTGGCCACAAACATCATGAGAGCGTGGCTCTTCCAGCACCTGTCG cacCCGTACCCGTCGGAGGAGCAGAAGAAGCAGCTGTCGCAGGACACGGGGCTGACCATCTTACAGGTCAACAACTG GTTCATCAACGCCAGGAGGAGAATAGTTCAGCCGATGATCGACCAGTCAAACCGCTCAG GTCAGGGTGGTCCCTACAGCCCGGAGGGGGCAGCTCTCGGGGGTTACGGGCTTGATGGCCAGGCCCACCTGGGCCTCCGGACAGCAG GTCTCCAGGGAGTGTCCTCTCTGCAGGGCGACTACCCGGGCACTCTGCTGCCGCAGCCAGGTTACCCTCCGCACCCCGGACCCTCCCTGCACTCGTACCCGGGCCCACACCCTCACCCCGCCATGCTGCTCCACCCTCCGCCACACGCACACCCCGCAGAGCCGCTCCTCGCCCAAGGACTTGACATACACGCGCACTAG